One window from the genome of Enterococcus haemoperoxidus ATCC BAA-382 encodes:
- a CDS encoding TetR family transcriptional regulator encodes MVKRYDTEATVQDTVNELDGLSREAIYHHFQSREAIIDGVLRKLIQMYPFR; translated from the coding sequence ATGGTGAAAAGATATGATACCGAAGCCACGGTTCAAGATACTGTTAATGAATTGGACGGTTTATCTCGGGAGGCTATTTATCACCATTTTCAATCAAGAGAAGCTATTATTGACGGTGTGTTGAGAAAGTTGATTCAAATGTATCCTTTTAGGTAG
- a CDS encoding VOC family protein, with protein MKIEHIGLWVTELEKMRKFYETYFNATSSELYHNKKTSFHSYFLTFTDGARLEIMQRDDVTHRNHEEEILGFAHLAFSLGSKDNVDNLTNILVLEGYTLLSPCRTTGDGYYESVITDPEGNHLELTI; from the coding sequence ATGAAAATTGAACATATTGGATTATGGGTAACAGAGTTGGAAAAGATGCGCAAATTTTATGAAACCTATTTCAACGCTACCTCTTCTGAGCTTTACCATAACAAAAAAACAAGCTTCCATTCTTATTTTTTAACTTTCACTGATGGCGCTAGACTTGAGATCATGCAACGAGATGACGTCACTCACCGTAATCATGAGGAAGAAATTTTAGGATTTGCTCATTTGGCTTTCTCTTTAGGTAGTAAGGATAATGTCGACAACTTAACAAATATCTTAGTTCTAGAAGGCTATACCTTATTAAGTCCTTGCCGTACAACTGGTGATGGGTACTATGAATCTGTCATTACAGATCCGGAAGGAAATCACTTAGAGTTAACCATTTAA
- a CDS encoding zinc ribbon domain-containing protein — protein MNYCIQCGKEIKKEANFCPLCGKCQIQESAEATSVETILKKGTQLQTSLNEQLKNNQTMQQVTTESKNYFSWLNNQIKGEEKGNVKKTQFFGVVNFFLLIILNALAISRSILRMSDYRNESPIALFIESLLLIGVYFFLFILVYFFASNKLGREKVSFLDSFHTLFSPVSITVYSSLIAFLFSFLPIDSYMIVMGLFCLSALLISLSFTDRLWKREDILGRFCLTLVIVSISFIIVFIIFKLVGGSKIIDVFIENLN, from the coding sequence ATGAACTATTGTATTCAGTGTGGCAAAGAAATAAAAAAAGAGGCAAATTTTTGTCCATTGTGTGGTAAGTGTCAAATTCAAGAATCAGCAGAAGCAACTTCTGTAGAAACTATTTTAAAAAAAGGAACACAACTTCAAACTAGTTTAAATGAACAATTGAAGAATAATCAAACTATGCAGCAGGTAACAACTGAAAGTAAAAACTATTTTAGTTGGCTGAATAATCAAATCAAAGGGGAAGAGAAAGGCAATGTAAAAAAGACCCAATTTTTTGGTGTAGTTAATTTCTTCTTGTTGATTATATTGAACGCTTTAGCAATAAGTCGCAGTATTTTAAGGATGAGTGACTATAGGAATGAAAGCCCAATAGCATTATTTATTGAAAGTTTGTTATTGATTGGTGTTTATTTTTTCCTGTTTATTCTGGTGTACTTTTTTGCATCAAACAAACTCGGCCGAGAAAAAGTATCGTTTTTAGATTCATTTCATACACTTTTTAGTCCGGTAAGTATAACGGTATATAGTAGTTTAATCGCTTTCCTGTTTTCTTTTTTACCGATTGACTCTTATATGATCGTGATGGGATTGTTTTGTTTGTCCGCATTATTGATCAGTTTATCTTTTACAGATCGGTTGTGGAAAAGAGAAGATATTCTTGGTCGATTTTGTCTTACTTTGGTGATCGTATCAATTTCATTTATTATTGTTTTTATCATCTTCAAATTAGTTGGTGGATCTAAAATAATTGATGTATTTATTGAAAATCTTAATTAG
- a CDS encoding MurR/RpiR family transcriptional regulator: MNLILKLKNLDRLTTSEKALVDYILDSPEKVIHFSPKELANHSYVSISTIYRLINKLDLDGLNDLKLALVNYLNEHNSEQIIDMDYPISAEDNHYAMTKKLKTVYEQTVQSTIDVNTVEMMAITSSLIDKSAFIDIYASSANIYFAQNFQFQMQEIGKRINVPIDDYMQNLSAANSTSDHLAIIISYEGRGSSVKKIVETLKKNNSKILLITSKNSTLLDEKVDGTLFFSSLENHYNKISSFSTRMSLMFLLDRLYLSFFNQNYEKNLAYKLENYQKMNPNLI; encoded by the coding sequence ATGAACTTAATCCTAAAATTAAAAAATTTAGACAGATTGACTACAAGTGAAAAAGCACTTGTCGACTATATCCTTGATTCTCCAGAAAAAGTGATTCATTTTTCACCTAAAGAATTGGCTAATCATTCTTATGTCTCTATTTCAACGATTTACCGTTTGATTAATAAGTTAGATCTTGATGGATTGAACGATCTTAAACTAGCATTGGTAAACTATTTAAATGAGCATAATTCTGAGCAGATTATTGATATGGATTATCCTATTTCTGCAGAAGATAATCATTATGCGATGACTAAAAAGCTAAAAACAGTTTATGAGCAAACTGTCCAATCAACGATTGACGTAAATACTGTTGAAATGATGGCGATTACTAGTTCATTAATCGACAAATCAGCGTTTATTGATATCTACGCCTCGTCTGCAAATATTTATTTTGCTCAGAATTTTCAATTTCAGATGCAAGAAATCGGTAAAAGAATTAATGTGCCGATTGATGATTATATGCAAAATCTATCAGCAGCTAACAGTACTTCTGATCATTTAGCCATCATTATTTCTTATGAAGGACGTGGCTCTAGCGTTAAAAAAATAGTGGAAACTTTGAAAAAAAATAATAGTAAGATTTTATTAATTACATCAAAAAACAGTACGCTTCTAGATGAAAAAGTGGACGGAACATTATTCTTTTCTTCTCTGGAAAACCATTACAATAAAATCTCGTCCTTCTCAACACGGATGTCCTTAATGTTTCTTTTGGATCGTTTATATCTTAGTTTTTTTAATCAAAATTATGAAAAAAATTTAGCGTATAAATTAGAGAATTATCAAAAAATGAACCCAAATTTGATTTGA
- a CDS encoding Lsa family ABC-F type ribosomal protection protein produces MSKIEMKNITFGYDTQGTLLFDQANLNFDTQWKLGLIGRNGRGKTTLLKILLNQLEYSGQVNHQLEFLYFPQPIKEKQQLTYYVLQEISDFEQWEIERELNLLKVDPEILWRSFDTLSGGEQTKVLLALLFIDEHHFPLIDEPTNHLDIVGRKQVAEYLKKKRQGYIVVSHDRSFVDEVVDHVLSIEKSQLELYQGNFTVYEEQKKIKDEFEFAQNEKLKKEVSRLKKTAAEKAEWSRSKEQDKYGKASEKGSGAIYDTGFIGARAARTMKRAKTIEHRMETQLSEKESLLKDIEYIDPLTMNYQPEHHKRLLTVENLTLSYDEQSLFQEISFELNQGQQIALAGQNGSGKSSIIRFLLDQFDGVSKGVITSPDKLKISYVRQNYEDNRGTLLDFSEEQNLNHQEFLNNLHKLGMEREVFQNRIEQMSMGQRKKVELAKSLAQPAELYIWDEPLNYLDVFNQEQLEKLILSVKPTMLIVEHDQAFLEKVATQVITLTKNS; encoded by the coding sequence ATGTCAAAAATTGAAATGAAAAATATAACATTCGGGTATGACACCCAAGGGACTTTACTATTTGATCAAGCAAATCTAAATTTTGATACGCAATGGAAATTAGGGTTGATCGGCAGAAACGGTCGCGGGAAAACTACGCTACTGAAGATTTTACTGAATCAGCTAGAATACAGCGGTCAAGTTAACCATCAGCTAGAATTTTTATATTTCCCACAACCAATTAAAGAGAAACAGCAGTTAACCTATTACGTACTGCAAGAAATCAGCGATTTTGAACAATGGGAAATTGAGCGTGAATTAAATCTTCTTAAAGTTGATCCAGAAATTTTATGGCGCTCATTTGATACACTTTCTGGTGGTGAACAAACGAAAGTGCTTTTGGCACTATTATTCATTGATGAACATCATTTTCCATTAATCGATGAACCAACCAACCATTTAGATATTGTAGGACGCAAACAAGTAGCAGAATATTTAAAAAAGAAGCGTCAGGGATATATTGTTGTCAGTCACGATCGTTCATTTGTAGATGAAGTGGTCGATCATGTGTTGTCGATTGAAAAAAGTCAGTTAGAACTGTATCAAGGAAACTTTACAGTTTATGAAGAACAAAAGAAAATAAAAGATGAGTTTGAGTTTGCACAAAATGAAAAACTAAAAAAAGAAGTTAGTCGTTTGAAAAAAACAGCTGCTGAAAAAGCTGAATGGTCTCGTTCTAAAGAGCAAGATAAATATGGAAAAGCTTCAGAAAAGGGCAGCGGTGCAATCTATGATACTGGCTTCATTGGTGCAAGAGCAGCTCGGACAATGAAACGGGCGAAGACGATCGAACATCGAATGGAAACACAGTTATCAGAAAAAGAAAGTCTTTTAAAAGATATCGAATATATCGATCCACTGACAATGAACTATCAACCAGAACACCACAAGCGATTACTGACAGTTGAGAATTTGACTTTAAGTTACGATGAGCAAAGCTTGTTTCAAGAAATCTCTTTTGAACTAAACCAAGGGCAGCAAATTGCGTTAGCAGGACAAAATGGTTCTGGAAAATCATCGATCATTCGTTTTTTACTTGATCAATTTGATGGTGTAAGTAAAGGTGTAATCACAAGCCCAGATAAATTAAAAATCAGTTATGTTCGCCAAAACTATGAAGATAACAGAGGAACATTGCTTGATTTTTCTGAAGAGCAAAACCTCAATCACCAAGAATTTCTCAATAACTTACACAAATTAGGGATGGAAAGAGAAGTCTTTCAAAATCGTATCGAACAAATGAGCATGGGGCAACGAAAAAAAGTTGAGTTAGCAAAGTCTTTGGCACAGCCAGCGGAACTTTATATTTGGGATGAGCCGTTAAATTATCTAGATGTTTTTAACCAAGAGCAATTAGAAAAACTGATTTTATCGGTAAAGCCAACAATGTTGATTGTAGAACATGACCAAGCTTTCTTGGAAAAAGTTGCTACTCAAGTGATTACTTTAACTAAAAATAGCTAA
- a CDS encoding Cof-type HAD-IIB family hydrolase — MDIKAIVLDIDGTLLNDDKKLTSQTKEALINAQKNGIKVILASGRPTPGMMKYVEELEMARYNGLIVSYNGAHVLDVRTQNELFSQPLSVESSKNILEHLKQFDVKPMIAKNEYMYVNNVFDGMLDLEFSDGLFNIIEYESRGGNFQLCEKTDLASFVDFPLHKILVAAQPEYLQEHWQQILAPFEQTVSGIFSAPMYFEFTDKGIDKANALEKTLKPLGINQEHIISFGDGHNDLSLINYAGIGVAMGNAVDELKKAADKITLTNNEDGIAKALAELL, encoded by the coding sequence ATGGATATAAAAGCAATCGTCTTAGACATTGATGGAACACTTTTAAATGATGATAAAAAACTGACTAGTCAGACAAAAGAAGCTTTGATCAACGCTCAAAAAAATGGCATAAAAGTAATTCTAGCATCAGGAAGACCTACTCCTGGTATGATGAAGTATGTTGAAGAACTAGAGATGGCTCGATATAATGGTTTGATTGTATCGTATAATGGTGCACATGTACTTGATGTTCGTACACAAAATGAATTGTTCAGCCAACCTCTTTCTGTTGAAAGTAGTAAAAATATATTGGAACATCTTAAGCAGTTTGATGTAAAACCGATGATTGCTAAAAATGAATATATGTATGTCAATAACGTCTTTGATGGAATGTTGGATTTGGAGTTCTCAGATGGGTTGTTCAACATTATCGAATATGAATCACGCGGTGGCAATTTCCAGTTATGCGAAAAAACAGATTTAGCATCTTTTGTTGATTTTCCGCTGCATAAAATACTTGTAGCAGCTCAGCCAGAGTATTTACAAGAACATTGGCAACAAATTCTTGCGCCTTTTGAACAGACCGTTAGCGGGATATTTTCTGCTCCGATGTATTTTGAATTTACTGACAAAGGAATTGACAAGGCTAACGCCTTAGAAAAAACATTAAAACCTTTAGGTATCAATCAAGAACATATTATTTCATTTGGTGACGGTCATAACGATCTATCGTTGATCAACTATGCTGGAATCGGTGTTGCAATGGGAAATGCCGTAGATGAATTAAAAAAAGCTGCGGATAAAATCACTTTGACAAATAACGAAGATGGGATTGCCAAAGCATTAGCAGAACTTTTATAA